In Saccharothrix violaceirubra, the following are encoded in one genomic region:
- a CDS encoding XRE family transcriptional regulator, whose translation MGGRADDGTTRKPNPEIAELLRSLRGRMTLQALAERSHYSISHISNVERGWKVATENYLRTMDGVLDAGGRLLALLDDTTRPDTTRHRPSQLPPAPHVVGRDELLHNLDRFLDSHSTRTSAQVVALDGTAGVGKTAVAVAWAHHIAHRFTDGVLYLDMHGHSPNPKPVDAEQALFDLLQVLGTPQSSMPVGLDARSALLRTLLDGTRTLLVVDNVARTEQIRPLIPASTHCLVLTTSRQRLPGLTVHHDAHCVTVPPLDEPDAVNLIAEIAGADRVHAEPDAAVRIAHSCSSLPLAIRVAAERVAASRHLTLTALAAELSDDTRRLSVLSVGEPADAVRSVFSWSYDRLDASAARLFRLLSLHPGHEFGIDATAALTALSPADAEFGVDALVRAHLLVETAYRRYGFHDLLRAYAAERATTDEPEATSAQRRLLDWYLDSATTACTTLHPKNHDTPTMSRTEALDWLESEMDNLAAATACASRTGHNRVAFGLPKVLVDHLYWRNPWTTWFDALTTALHEARRVGNQDAAGWILRNLGNAYFASNRPGDARRRYAEALESHEDTGNLDEQKWCRIGLGKCASRTGDHTMADLHFATAQRLCEQTGDDKTKATATAYRGDVQRALGNHNAALTLLHQALDTFTTTNDTDSIVCTWAHIAAIHHDKGDLTTALARLQQAHTASLTAANPWTQADILHRLGELRLKTHDHPGCHEAWTQAIALFDHLDDPRAATIRTQLAALTEYRR comes from the coding sequence ATGGGCGGCCGGGCCGACGACGGCACCACGCGCAAGCCCAACCCGGAAATCGCCGAGCTGCTGCGTTCACTCCGGGGCCGCATGACGCTGCAAGCGTTGGCCGAACGCTCCCACTACAGCATCAGCCACATCAGCAACGTCGAACGCGGCTGGAAGGTCGCCACCGAGAACTACCTGCGCACCATGGACGGCGTACTCGACGCCGGCGGCCGACTCCTGGCGCTGCTGGACGACACCACCCGCCCCGACACGACCCGACACAGGCCAAGCCAACTGCCACCCGCCCCGCACGTCGTCGGCCGCGACGAACTCCTCCACAACCTCGACCGATTCCTCGACAGCCACAGCACCCGAACATCCGCCCAGGTCGTGGCATTGGACGGCACGGCCGGAGTCGGCAAGACCGCCGTCGCCGTCGCGTGGGCCCACCACATCGCCCACCGCTTCACCGACGGCGTGCTCTACCTGGACATGCACGGCCACTCCCCCAACCCAAAACCGGTCGACGCCGAGCAGGCCCTGTTCGACCTCCTCCAGGTACTGGGCACGCCCCAGTCGTCGATGCCCGTCGGCCTCGACGCCCGGTCGGCACTACTGCGCACCCTGCTCGACGGCACCCGAACCCTGCTGGTCGTCGACAACGTCGCCCGCACCGAACAGATCCGCCCGTTGATCCCCGCGAGCACCCACTGCCTGGTCCTCACCACCAGCCGCCAACGCCTGCCCGGCCTGACCGTGCACCACGACGCCCACTGCGTCACCGTCCCGCCCCTGGACGAGCCCGACGCCGTCAACCTCATCGCCGAGATCGCCGGCGCCGACCGGGTCCACGCCGAACCCGACGCGGCCGTGCGCATCGCACACTCCTGCTCCTCGCTACCCCTCGCGATCCGCGTCGCGGCCGAACGCGTCGCCGCGAGCCGTCACCTCACTCTCACGGCATTGGCCGCGGAACTGTCCGACGACACCCGCCGCCTGTCGGTGCTTTCCGTAGGGGAACCCGCCGACGCCGTCCGCTCGGTGTTCTCCTGGTCCTACGACCGCCTCGACGCATCGGCCGCACGCCTGTTCCGCCTGCTGAGCCTGCACCCCGGCCACGAGTTCGGCATCGACGCCACCGCCGCCCTGACCGCCCTTTCACCCGCCGACGCCGAATTCGGCGTCGACGCCTTGGTCCGCGCACACCTGCTCGTCGAAACCGCCTACCGCCGTTACGGCTTCCACGACCTCCTGCGCGCCTACGCCGCCGAACGCGCCACCACCGACGAACCCGAGGCCACGAGCGCCCAGCGCCGACTCCTGGACTGGTATCTGGACAGCGCCACCACCGCGTGCACAACCCTGCACCCGAAGAACCACGACACACCGACGATGTCCCGCACCGAAGCCCTCGACTGGCTTGAGTCCGAAATGGACAATCTCGCCGCCGCCACCGCGTGCGCGAGCCGCACCGGCCACAACCGGGTCGCGTTCGGCCTGCCCAAGGTCCTCGTCGACCACCTGTACTGGCGCAACCCTTGGACCACCTGGTTCGACGCCCTCACCACCGCACTGCACGAGGCCCGCCGCGTCGGCAACCAGGACGCAGCGGGCTGGATTCTGCGCAACCTCGGCAACGCCTACTTCGCCTCCAACCGCCCCGGCGACGCCCGCCGTCGCTACGCCGAAGCCCTGGAATCCCACGAGGACACCGGAAACCTCGACGAACAGAAGTGGTGCCGCATCGGCCTGGGCAAATGCGCGTCACGCACCGGCGACCACACCATGGCCGACCTCCACTTCGCCACCGCACAACGACTCTGCGAACAAACCGGCGACGACAAGACCAAAGCCACCGCCACCGCCTACCGCGGCGACGTCCAACGGGCCCTGGGCAACCACAACGCCGCCCTCACCCTCCTCCACCAGGCACTGGACACCTTCACCACCACGAACGACACCGACAGCATCGTCTGCACCTGGGCACACATAGCCGCCATCCACCACGACAAAGGCGACCTCACCACCGCCCTGGCCCGCCTCCAACAGGCCCACACCGCCAGCCTCACCGCGGCCAACCCCTGGACCCAGGCCGACATCCTCCACCGCCTGGGAGAACTACGCCTGAAAACCCACGACCACCCCGGCTGCCACGAGGCATGGACCCAGGCCATCGCCCTGTTCGACCATCTCGACGACCCCCGCGCCGCCACGATCCGGACACAACTCGCCGCTCTCACCGAGTACCGGCGATAG
- a CDS encoding FAD-binding protein: protein MPVDHHHFDPTRRAVTTAPTPGSIPIPVATLSTAEDALTWAATDFGHTVHNRPHAVLRPTTEDEIADLLRFATRHDLRVVAKAEGHSTAGQAQSLDGIVVDTRALDTVHALDGDRIIVGAGARWSQVLAAMLPHGLTPPVLTDYLETSVGGTLSVGGLGGATHRHGAQTDNVLALDVLTPDGDRHTCSPGDPLFDAVRAGRGRHGIILRATLPLVPARSHALVRKTTHTKLADFLATQREQIGGRFDYVEGQAKLDDTGHWTYVCETATWTDTSTDTPYGAFLDRLSPDVALLRELGHWDAPHPWLNLLLPDHQAEPFIAHALTQLTRADIGQAGVVLIYPIVTTRITTPNLRLPDTPIAFLFAILRSAPHATPEHLDRMTAHNRDLTRHAESLGGTAYLGELPRP, encoded by the coding sequence GTGCCGGTCGACCACCACCACTTCGACCCGACCCGACGCGCCGTCACCACGGCCCCCACACCAGGCAGCATCCCGATACCGGTTGCCACGCTGTCCACTGCGGAGGACGCGCTGACGTGGGCCGCGACCGACTTCGGCCACACCGTCCACAACAGACCACACGCCGTCCTGCGCCCCACAACCGAGGACGAGATCGCCGACCTGCTCCGCTTCGCCACCCGCCACGACCTCCGCGTCGTCGCGAAAGCCGAAGGCCACTCCACCGCAGGCCAAGCACAATCACTCGATGGCATCGTCGTCGACACACGAGCCCTCGACACCGTCCACGCCCTCGACGGCGACCGGATCATCGTCGGCGCCGGCGCCCGCTGGTCCCAGGTCCTCGCCGCCATGCTCCCCCACGGCCTGACCCCACCCGTGCTCACCGACTACCTGGAAACCTCAGTCGGCGGAACCCTGTCCGTCGGCGGACTCGGCGGCGCCACCCACCGCCACGGCGCGCAGACCGACAACGTCCTGGCCCTCGACGTCCTCACCCCCGACGGAGACCGCCACACCTGCTCGCCCGGCGACCCACTGTTCGACGCCGTCCGCGCGGGCCGGGGCCGCCACGGCATCATCCTGCGCGCCACCCTCCCGCTCGTCCCCGCACGCAGCCACGCCCTGGTCCGCAAGACCACCCACACCAAGCTGGCCGACTTCCTCGCCACCCAACGCGAACAGATCGGCGGCCGGTTCGACTACGTCGAAGGCCAGGCCAAACTCGACGACACCGGCCACTGGACCTACGTCTGCGAAACCGCGACCTGGACCGACACCTCAACCGACACCCCTTACGGCGCCTTCCTCGACCGCCTGTCCCCCGACGTCGCCCTACTCCGCGAGCTCGGCCACTGGGACGCACCCCACCCGTGGCTCAACCTCCTACTCCCCGACCACCAGGCAGAACCCTTCATCGCCCATGCCCTCACCCAACTCACCCGAGCCGACATCGGCCAAGCAGGCGTCGTACTGATCTACCCGATCGTCACCACCCGGATCACCACTCCGAACCTGCGCCTGCCCGACACCCCGATCGCGTTCCTGTTCGCGATCCTGCGCTCGGCGCCCCACGCCACCCCCGAACACCTCGACCGCATGACCGCCCACAACCGCGATCTCACCCGCCACGCGGAAAGCCTCGGCGGCACCGCCTACCTCGGCGAACTCCCCCGCCCCTGA
- a CDS encoding helix-turn-helix domain-containing protein codes for MDTGSVERVTVGTSVSRSEREGNERGEYLARALRVLEVVAAADEPMALSDVCRRLSLPMTTVHRLLGALCRTGVLRRDGRRRYSMGVRIAVVGDPR; via the coding sequence ATGGATACCGGGTCCGTGGAGCGGGTGACGGTCGGGACGAGTGTATCCCGGAGCGAGCGTGAAGGGAACGAGCGTGGTGAGTATTTGGCTCGGGCCTTGCGGGTGTTGGAGGTGGTCGCGGCGGCTGATGAGCCCATGGCGTTGTCGGATGTCTGTCGGCGGTTGTCGTTGCCGATGACGACGGTGCACCGGTTGTTGGGGGCGTTGTGCCGCACGGGCGTGTTGCGCCGGGACGGGCGTCGGCGTTATTCGATGGGCGTGCGGATCGCCGTGGTCGGTGATCCTCGGTGA
- a CDS encoding helix-turn-helix transcriptional regulator, whose translation MPKHIPEVPLFDPAALTHHRRRNRLTQVELARRLAVHDNQIYRWEKGITPIRATELRRLAAQLRLHPAQLQRRLDAPPTLTDLRSLRALTRQELAHRLHIRLHRLTAWENGRLGPEQGPILAAHLDIGDQAVDVYERTGRLPAAITHRLARALRVTTALAEAAFHNSRTTGTHRGSPTTAIRTPIE comes from the coding sequence ATGCCGAAACACATCCCGGAAGTACCGCTGTTCGACCCCGCGGCACTCACCCACCACCGACGCCGCAACCGCCTGACCCAAGTGGAACTGGCCCGCCGCCTGGCCGTGCACGACAACCAGATCTACCGCTGGGAGAAAGGCATAACCCCGATCCGCGCCACCGAACTCCGACGCCTCGCCGCCCAGCTCCGCCTGCACCCCGCCCAACTACAACGCAGGCTCGACGCCCCACCCACCCTGACCGACCTGCGCAGCCTGCGGGCCCTGACCCGCCAGGAACTCGCACACCGCCTCCATATCAGGCTCCACCGCCTCACAGCCTGGGAAAACGGCCGCCTCGGTCCCGAACAGGGCCCGATCCTCGCCGCCCACCTCGACATCGGCGACCAGGCCGTCGACGTCTACGAACGCACCGGCCGCCTACCCGCCGCGATCACCCACCGCCTGGCCCGCGCCCTCCGCGTCACCACCGCACTCGCCGAGGCCGCGTTCCACAATTCCCGCACCACGGGAACTCACCGAGGATCACCGACCACGGCGATCCGCACGCCCATCGAATAA
- a CDS encoding glutaminyl-peptide cyclotransferase, whose product MKSTVNVVVSVGVLVLVVSCGTPERTGTALPVSVSTRVSAAAVGPVSVRTVVVEAVPSDGADVRGLGVVGDFLVEAVETGAGAVVRVVDAAGTVVRGVDVARAGAVAGVHGGLWQLDSAGRAAIARDPETLVETRRVGVDDARGGLCFTGRHLVHASTADRLVLRDPVTFDEVGAVVLGGHWSAGRLVASVACAGSRAWVLLAGSDWVVEVDLDRSAVVAVASLTRVRADDPEVAGVFGAITAVGDGLWVAGSFRHRFRVRLEGGR is encoded by the coding sequence GTGAAATCGACGGTGAATGTCGTGGTGTCGGTCGGGGTGCTGGTGCTGGTCGTCTCGTGTGGGACGCCGGAGCGGACGGGCACGGCGTTGCCCGTGTCGGTGAGTACGCGGGTGTCGGCCGCGGCGGTCGGGCCGGTGTCGGTGCGGACGGTGGTGGTCGAGGCGGTGCCGTCGGACGGTGCCGACGTGCGGGGACTCGGCGTTGTCGGAGATTTCCTGGTGGAGGCCGTGGAGACCGGCGCCGGAGCGGTGGTGCGTGTGGTCGACGCGGCGGGAACCGTGGTGCGCGGTGTCGATGTCGCGCGGGCGGGCGCGGTGGCCGGGGTGCACGGCGGGCTGTGGCAGTTGGATTCCGCCGGCCGGGCCGCGATAGCGCGTGATCCGGAGACCTTGGTCGAGACGCGTCGGGTCGGCGTGGACGACGCCCGTGGCGGGTTGTGCTTCACCGGGCGGCACCTGGTGCACGCGTCCACGGCGGATCGGTTGGTGCTGCGTGATCCGGTGACGTTCGACGAGGTCGGCGCGGTCGTGCTGGGTGGGCATTGGTCGGCCGGGCGGCTTGTGGCCTCGGTGGCGTGTGCGGGTTCGCGGGCGTGGGTGCTGTTGGCCGGGTCGGACTGGGTCGTCGAAGTCGATCTGGACCGAAGCGCGGTTGTGGCGGTGGCGAGCCTGACGCGGGTGCGCGCCGACGATCCGGAAGTCGCCGGGGTGTTCGGCGCGATCACGGCCGTCGGTGACGGGCTGTGGGTGGCCGGGTCGTTCCGCCATCGCTTCCGGGTCCGGTTGGAGGGCGGAC